A single window of Flagellimonas maritima DNA harbors:
- a CDS encoding Crp/Fnr family transcriptional regulator, whose protein sequence is MEKCSNIKVRQLHDFRSLSKKSLNRLVHTSESLFVPKGTVIFEENQPLNKVYCIKEGACKFSTFDNLGREHITRFLGKGDIMGKRSLVSNRCAKVSATALVDSVLCCLDKKEIQKNLKTNPDFCNDLLSAFVDDVDTHDSTRTIYCAHKSIKQRLAKLILYLAEKFGQEPNGKLLIRIKREDMASVLGTSQEYVINLLTHFKNKGFLKITRSEIILDSKKGLKNLI, encoded by the coding sequence ATGGAAAAGTGTAGTAACATAAAGGTGCGACAGCTACATGATTTTAGGTCTCTTTCCAAAAAATCACTGAATAGATTAGTACACACTTCCGAATCGCTTTTTGTACCAAAGGGTACTGTTATCTTTGAGGAAAATCAACCTTTGAACAAGGTATACTGTATAAAAGAGGGAGCTTGTAAATTCAGTACTTTTGATAATCTGGGACGGGAACACATTACACGTTTTCTGGGAAAAGGAGATATAATGGGCAAACGTTCGTTGGTTTCCAACAGGTGTGCCAAAGTTTCCGCTACGGCCCTAGTAGACTCGGTACTGTGCTGCTTGGACAAAAAAGAAATACAAAAAAATCTAAAAACAAACCCCGATTTCTGTAACGATCTATTGAGTGCCTTTGTAGATGATGTTGATACGCATGATTCTACCAGAACAATTTATTGTGCACACAAAAGTATAAAACAACGCTTGGCCAAACTGATATTGTACTTGGCGGAAAAATTTGGACAAGAGCCCAACGGCAAGCTATTGATACGGATCAAGCGGGAAGATATGGCTTCGGTCCTGGGTACTTCACAAGAATATGTGATCAATTTATTGACCCACTTCAAGAATAAGGGGTTTCTAAAAATTACAAGGAGCGAAATCATATTGGACTCAAAAAAAGGTCTAAAAAATCTGATTTGA